The Pyrus communis chromosome 12, drPyrComm1.1, whole genome shotgun sequence genomic sequence AATATCCTTCAAACTCCTattttccaaaacaaaaacccacctaatattaaacattcaaataaaacccaaatttcaaatagacTACCATGTAGACAAATATATAACCAATCATTACAACATATTTAGAACTTATGCTATAAAACCCTAATTAtgttaataaatattattactcaCCCTAATTATGATTAGCAATTAACCCCATATGGaaattttaccttttttgtttcataaatattattaacatatatatatatatatatatatatattaatttacccATATTCATAAAAACTTATAGGCACATTTTTcgtatgacaaaaaaaaaaaaaaaaaaaaaggaatcctTTGTACGATCAATTATTTTGCgtcaaataatattgtttgataaaaaaaaaaagaatccattaatattcttttattttgtaaataaattattttacacagattattacatacattagccatttttttatttgttattatatatgtgtgttaaaaataatttatctatatttatatgtaaaatataagtaaattaattttttataagaattaaacaatattgtaggtatattatgtttctaaaaaaagaaaagaaaattgaaattcataaacaaaaagtagtagatatatatatatatatatatatatatatattttttttttttatcaaattacatttctttattttgtaggtaaattgaaattcataaacaaaaagtagtagatatattattttttaatcaacttacattccttattttgtaagtaaattattttacatgcattattacatataaaatgtagataaattaattttcaatcaaataacattcttttattttgtaggtaaattattttgcatgtattattacatatactgagattattttattattaatatgcAATGAATTTAAACATTAATGCATTTTTTTCATTACTCCCTCCCTTCAAATCTGCATAGAATTAAATGTATACATTAAAATTGTAATTAGGGGTATTTTAGTcatctgaaaaataaaaaatgtgtatggtcaaacaaaattaatgaatttgctaaTGTGGAGCCTAATAATTGGGTTTTATTCAAGTAAAAAATACTATGTCGGGTTTTATGTGAAGAAACTTGAATTTCAAGGGCTAAAGTTACgttttcagttaaaaaaaaccaagtaaaggtgtttggctatcTTGATGAAATTTTTAACCAAGAAGTAAGTACAATGGGGCCTCAAGAACAATCAACATCGTTGGTGTCTTATTCTAACTAAAAAGATTTGTGTCTCCACCCACTTTCCCACTCTCTTTTTAAGAAGCTTTGGTCTCGTACTTAAAACTTCCCCTCCACTATTTGATAGTGCGAAGAAGCTAAAAGCTAtaagcagaaaataaaaaaagcaagaGTGCTTCTTCAACCAGCAATGTCAAGCAgaagatcatcatcatcatcatcaagagCTTCTAAACCCTCAGATGATGAGATTAAGGAGCTCGTCTTAAAGCTACAACCGCTTCTTCCTCAGCTTCATCATGCGCGCAACACACCGGTATAGGCTTAGGGAAATAATCATACTTGCAATTTCTAACTAAAGTGACCTATCGCTAGTGTTCTatgtttagggttttatttcaaatttcacgCAGGTATCGGCATCGAGCATTTTGGAAGAAACTTGCAGTTACATAAAGAGGCTGCATAGGGAGGTGGAAGATTTGAGCAAAAGATTATCTCAACTCCTGGATTCAGCAGGCATCACTGATGTTGATGAAGAACTTATTAGAACGCTTTTACGACATTAATTTGGTTGGTTATCCAATCAGTGAGAGATATAGATAAATATATTTgaggattatatatatatatatatatgtatctttATCTATCCATATAAATATGTTTTTTAATCTTCAGTGTACCCTACTCTGATCTCTTCTGTGTTGTTAAAATGGTAGCTAGTCATTGATCTAGCTCCAAACtacatattaaaataatttttggtcCTAAATTAATCATGACTTGCTGCAATATACAGACCAGAAACAATGTCTTCGATTTACAAAATATAGCGTCACAATCAATCATTGAACGATTAGGATTGAAAGCAAAGcaagataaagaaaaaaaacgaaAGCAACCACCCCAGGTTGTTGTCTGCTAATATGGATCTGAACCTGTTTCATTCAGGGGAGTATACAGTCGAAATGGTAAAATCTGGAACAAAAGTTGAAATGTATAACTGCATAATTTGGAACAAAAGTTgtgaatttttaaattaaaatacaataGTAGGAACACTAAGCCAGCAATAAGCCGTATATGCAttgtaagaccatctccaatggttggactaaaagccaaatattttagcccaaaaaatttagcttttctgctccaaccgttgtgacctaaaattttagctcgggattattaaagaatgaacttaggcttttttttcttaaattaaatttaaaaaataaataaatatgtagactatcataaattaattttatgaacattttaatctaaaaaaattttaattccgataaatattgaaaaatcactaaattttccacaaagcaagcCTTCAACTTTTACCAATCTTTCAATCCTCGGCtaactttcaattcaccaacctttcaacaccaaattttcaattcaccaaccgttcaacaccaaacttcaactttcaccaaccgttcaactttcatcaatcatcctctatataaacatatgtccAATATTTGTTGATCACACAACCCttcaaccttcaatcatcctctatattcaccaatatttcaactttcaaagagTTTTTGACTCCTAATAATCCTCAAGATCTCATCAATGGGTGATAGAAGAAGGCGTAGCATGACAATGCAGATGACACAATACCAAGCAAGGATCGAGATTGAGGATGCAGAATTGTTCAACGCCGAAGTTGAACTTATCAACTAGTGTATGCAATTTGAGCACCATGGCGAATCTAGCCATCGTGATTCTGTCACAGGGCATTCATATGTGCAGCATGATAGAGAAGAGTGTCATGACCGaatgatgaaagattatttTATCGAGCGTCTGAGATTTCCTACTCATGATTTTCGGAGGCGGTTTTGGATGAGGAGAGAGCTTTTTGAAAGCATCTTGAATGCAGTTGTCAATCATGACTACTACTTTGCAAGGAGGCTAGATGTAGCAGGCTGACAAGGTCTATAACCTCATCAGAAACTCACATCTGCTTTTTGCATGCTAGCTAATGGGTGCTCTGCATACTCAACTGACGAGTATTGCCGACTTGTAGAAAGTACTGTTATTGAGAACCTAAAATGCTTTTGTAAGGCAATTGAAGGCATATATGGAGCCACATACCTCCGTAACACAAATCGTGAAGACTTGAAGAGGCTTCTACGTAAGGTGGACAAaagaggcttccctggcatgatagGAAGTCTCGATTGTACGCATTGGGAGTGGAAGAATTGTCATACTGCTTGGGCTGGCCAATTCAAAGGCTGTCATGACAAGCCAACCATCGTGCTCAAGGTTGTGGTGTCTTAcgacacatggatttggcatgctttcttcGGGCTCCTGGATCAAATAACGATATCAACATTCTTTGGTCTTCTCCTTTGTTCGATCATGTTGTTAATGGATAGACACTAGAATTTCGGTACAAGGTAAATGGTAATAGGTATGAGCTAGGTTACTGCCTAACTGATGTATTTATCCTAGTTGGTCTACATTTGTCAAAAGTTTTTCTCATCCCGATAGTGCAAAGAAGAAATTGTATTCACAGAGGCAAGAGTCTTACAAGAAGGATGTGGAGAGAGCGTTCGGGATCTTACAAGCTCGATGGGCCATTGTTCGAGGGCCTGCATGATTTTGGCAGTTCGAAGACCTCCAGtcaatcatgatgacgtgcataattttgcacaacatgattgtggaagatgagtatatcgaaattgaagaagattcagACGAAGATGTGGATGATGACCAACCAACAGATGCGAGAGTTATTGCGAGAGACGTTGAATATCTCGCTCCAACCACATATGAGACCCTACAGGATAGGGTCACCTTGAGTGAGTATATGAGACGTTTAAATAGAATTCAAGCTCCTTAATGTCATGACACACTCCGCAATGATTTGGTTGAGCATGTATGGCACCTAGAAggtgtgtgacatcccacatcgcccaggggagtgatccttaaatatatattccaatccctacctagcacgaggccttttgggagctcactggcttcgggttccgtaggaactctgaagttaagcgagaaggaggcttgagcaatcccatgatgggtgacccactgggaagttgctcatgagttcccaaaaacaaaaccgtgaaggaatggtaagcccaaagcggacaatatcatgctacggtagtggagtcgggcccgggaaatgatccgccctccttgagcaatcccatgatgggtgacccactgggaagttactcgtgacttcccaaaaacaaaaccgtgagggaatggtaagcccaaaacggacaatattgtgctacggtagtggagtcgggcccgggaagtggtcccacccgggccgggatgtgacaatttggtatcagagccaatccttggccggaaatgtgccgacaaggacgtcgggcccctaaggggggtggattgtgacatcccacatcgcctaggggagtgatccttaaatgtatattccaatccctacctagcatgaggccttttgggagctcactggcttcgggttccgtaggaactccgaagttaagcgagaatgaggcttgagcaatcccatgatgggtggccCACTGGGAAGtggctcgtgagttcccaaaaacaaaaccgtgagggaatggtaagcccaaagcggacaatatcgtgctacggtagtggagtcgggcccgggaagtggtcccacccgggccgggatgtgacaaggtgaacgttgatgatgttggttaagcatttatgtaataattttaagtGTACTATGTTGTTATTTTCTAGCAATAAATTTAAATGTCTTCTTATGCAAAATATTTTGTCTAGTACGTTGGATAAATTATTAAATGGAGGTTgaattattgaaggcatctaTTCTACATCAAAGTGTGGAATAATAAGACATAAATTATTGGATAATTAATAAGACATAAATTTAATAAAGtacataaaccacataaacttaatacaaccgataattcataaactacataattaataaactacataaacttaatataaacgataattaataaacttaattaataaagcacataattcatacactacataaacttaacaatcatatccaccatcttcacttggtgatggacttcgTTGAAATGTTGGGATATAGGCTTCAGAGAATTCATCATCTTGAAACATACTCCTTGAGGCAGAATTTCAcataatttccttttgcttaccacgtaagaacttcttcttctctggagtgtatttgttgaggtCATTCATCATGAATTCAATTTCAAACCTATATTCCTCCCTATCCGAGATTTCCTTCATTTGCAAACGCATTCGGGCCGCTTCTTCTTGGAGAGCGCTATGAGTTTCGTTCAATTTTGTAATTCCGGTATCAAAGTGTCCACTCatcggatcttgggacttcccttttctctttgcttccttttgcttatctcttcccaggtgccttgcaaaagaaggagaTGGGGTCATTTCATCGACGACATTTGTCTGTGCAGCTTCACGTTGAAATAATCTTCCTCATTGTTGGTCCACATCGGTTCtccacctcggacaatccttgaggacgtcccaagcatgttgcaacttaaaaactttattttttggtgttactcttgtcttgtaaattcaccctatgcaaaaaatacataaaaataattagttgcaacataatattatgtacatgacaaataaaatatcaagaacaaaactcacaatttctgtgGCACTCCTCCCACTAGCCATGCCAACGGCtttctccaagcttcccttccataaagtgcatgctttgttggtagtcttccaccgatcataaacaccaccaccatctcgCCCACTGCTATTGCAGTTTTCTTGAAATtttgcaatgattttatcccacaaaaccttcttattttgatttgtgccaaCTGCACTATCTTCGCTAACAGAAACTCATGCCAAGCATagagcaacatcttcctcacatGTCCAATTATGACCTAtaatatgctctcttgccatgttgaacaatttggaaatggaaagaaatggtagaaagataaattggaagaattgtaagagaaatttgagttttgtgtggatgtttgaacaaatacataggtatttatagattttttggatgaattttgagttaaattattttttaaattattttagccgttggatttaaatttgggtcgttagatctttttttttaccgttagatttgattatattcgatctcagccgttggattcaatgtattttaaaataacatatttaaaaaaaaaaatcaaatttgaatctggatcgttggatcaaccaacggtccGGGAAAATTAGCCATCAGATTGAAAATGTAGCCATTGGGTGGCCGACAAACCCCTGTCAGCGGGGCCCACCCCTGTCGGGAATGAATTGCAGGTGCTCCGCGTGGGGGGcgtgatgtgaaatattctaacactcaaattaaaaccctatgattgtaatatgtgtaagtagggatcgttctaggccggggattagaatggatgctaatctactcaaattaaactctaaaacattaaactagactctaacaactcaaaacaaactaaaaagactcaaaacaacacaaaataatcaaatagactcaaactagacactaaaggatgatttggacgataattacttttaacttgactcaaaacacttaaaaacaaaagtttggatgaattctaactaaaagacacaaacaagtaaagggggattggattttggacgaaattaaagtaaagACAAGCATATTAAAGACTCTtaaacaacttggacgaaattgggtgaaatatggatgaatggctagctagagggttcatctccacacatgacccATATacatacaaatcaatttccagttattattcctttaaaccatgaatgacaatgccctaagttaattgcatcgcacaaccaaccatcagatttttcttatttcattgaattgaatgaatacgcattacaactaaattatctttctcaagttccctatatgaa encodes the following:
- the LOC137711114 gene encoding transcription factor PRE6-like; protein product: MSSRRSSSSSSRASKPSDDEIKELVLKLQPLLPQLHHARNTPVSASSILEETCSYIKRLHREVEDLSKRLSQLLDSAGITDVDEELIRTLLRH